The genomic DNA GCAGGTACGGCTGTGGGGCAGCTACCGCCCCACAGGGAGGCCGGCCAGCGAGACCCTCACCTACACCTGGGCCCAGGCGGTGACCCTGACATCGTCAAGGCTGACCTTCTGGAGCGACGCGGCACAGGGTAGCGGCGACGGGGTTGCCCTGCCGCAGGAGTGGCGCCTGGAGTACCGCGACAGCGCGGGTACGTGGCGTCCGGTGCAGCTTGCGACCGGTACCACCTACCCGGTCAACCCCAGTGGTAGGGCTAGCGCTGTCTCCTTCACCGCCGTCTCGACGACCTCGGTCCGAGTCGTGCTGAGTGCAAGCCGCTCCACAGGGGGCGCTTACTCCGCCCTCGGGGCCTCTGAGTGGTCGATGCACACCGCGTGACCACGGGGAGCGGGGCCGGCGGCTCGACCCATCGATGGGTCCAGCCGCCGGCCCCGCTCCCATCCGCAGTCGGCGGCTCGGGGCGTGCCCCTCGGCGCCTGCGTCAGGCGTCTGCGTCAGGCGTCTGCGCTGCTGGAGCGGCGCACGATGAGCTTGCCGGTGACCAGATGGTGACCAGGGTCCAGGAAGCCGGGCTGCAACACCGCCCGAGCAGCCATCCGCCCAACCTCGTAGAGGTTCATCTCCACGGTGCTCTGCGGCAGCCGGTTGTGGGCGGCGATCTGCTGCCAGTTGTCGAAGCCGATCACCGCCACGTCCTCTGGCACGGGCACGCCCCGGCTGATGAGCAGGTCGACCGTGCCGCGGGCGATCTGGTCGTTGCCGCAGACGAAGCCGTCGACGTCATGGGAGTCGAGCAGGCGCTCGGCCTCCTGCCACCCCCACTGCTCCGTCCAGTCCCCGCTGCGCGGAGGGCCTCCGATCAGCTCCAGGCCGTGAGCGCTCAGCGCGTCGAGAGTGCCGGCAGCTCGCAGCTGGGCTGCGGTGTTGCCGTTCTCACCGGCGGTGAAGGGACCGGCGATGTGGGCGATGCGGCCCCGACCCTGGGAGATGAGGTGCTCTGCGGCCAGGTGTCCGTCGGCGCGGTGGTCGACCAGCACGCTGATGTCACCTTCGCGCCTGGAGGGGGCGTAGGCGTAGACCGCGGGCACCGCCAGCTCCTCCCCGA from Quadrisphaera setariae includes the following:
- a CDS encoding LacI family DNA-binding transcriptional regulator, with product MARRAGVSKATASKALNGRPDVGHATRAKVMAIAEELKFTPNEAARSLMSGRTQTVGLLTNDLEGRFALPLMIGAEDALGEAETMALMANSRGRADLETAHLHALLRRRVDGIVLVGDAPEAREPLGEELAVPAVYAYAPSRREGDISVLVDHRADGHLAAEHLISQGRGRIAHIAGPFTAGENGNTAAQLRAAGTLDALSAHGLELIGGPPRSGDWTEQWGWQEAERLLDSHDVDGFVCGNDQIARGTVDLLISRGVPVPEDVAVIGFDNWQQIAAHNRLPQSTVEMNLYEVGRMAARAVLQPGFLDPGHHLVTGKLIVRRSSSADA